A genomic stretch from Chloroflexota bacterium includes:
- a CDS encoding type II toxin-antitoxin system RelE/ParE family toxin: MPYRLGGKRSAMREMRHLHPETRDRIRQEVRSCHNPRPLGCYRLRGEGLYALRIGDYYIIYDDDEHLVTILRVKHRREAYRSL, translated from the coding sequence TGGGGGCAAGCGTTCCGCCATGAGGGAGATGCGCCACCTGCATCCCGAGACGCGTGATCGGATACGACAGGAGGTGCGGAGCTGTCACAACCCAAGGCCACTTGGATGCTATCGGCTCAGGGGGGAAGGGCTATACGCCCTCCGGATCGGCGATTACTACATCATCTACGACGACGACGAACACCTGGTAACCATCCTGCGGGTAAAGCACAGGCGAGAAGCATACCGGAGCTTGTGA